Proteins encoded by one window of Anaerosalibacter sp. Marseille-P3206:
- a CDS encoding YhcN/YlaJ family sporulation lipoprotein gives MEKKNIKIIFSILMVLVLTLTICGCKKENTENEEEEIGQNVTANMPTKASNELVERAESIADDVVDLLGVEDATAIIYNEQVIVAVKLSEDVEFSHEMKDMIKNVVLQIEPEAKGVYILNDEKSFEKLDTIAQDLIKGKDIKEYSREIDKILKKATKDEKDD, from the coding sequence ATGGAGAAGAAAAATATTAAAATTATTTTTTCGATTTTAATGGTATTAGTATTAACTTTGACAATTTGTGGGTGTAAAAAAGAAAACACTGAAAATGAAGAGGAAGAAATAGGGCAAAATGTAACAGCAAATATGCCGACAAAAGCTAGCAATGAATTAGTAGAAAGAGCAGAAAGTATTGCTGATGACGTAGTTGATTTATTAGGAGTGGAAGATGCAACAGCAATCATATACAATGAACAGGTTATTGTTGCTGTTAAGCTGAGTGAGGATGTTGAATTTTCTCATGAGATGAAAGATATGATAAAAAATGTAGTGTTACAAATTGAACCTGAAGCAAAAGGCGTTTATATTTTAAATGATGAAAAATCATTTGAAAAGCTTGATACTATAGCTCAAGATCTAATCAAAGGAAAGGATATAAAAGAATATTCTCGCGAAATTGATAAAATATTAAAAAAAGCAACAAAGGATGAGAAAGATGACTAA
- the ychF gene encoding redox-regulated ATPase YchF → MKLGIVGLPNVGKSTLFNALTAAKADAENYPFCTIEPNVGIVAVPDNRLDELAELVNPEKITPATVEFFDIAGLVKGASSGEGLGNKFLSHIREVEAIVHVVRCFQDENVTHVEGGIDPIRDIDIINIELMLADLDIISKRMTKVEKNIKADKSYITEYELLKKIEKSISDGKSPRNLELSDDELSILRDLHLLSFKPVLYVCNVSEDDLVDKNMNNPQVNRVKEHAKQENSEAIVVSAKIESEISQLDKDEKEMFLEELNLEESGLDKLIKASYNLLGLMSFLTAGPKEVRAWTIKIGTKAPQAAGKIHTDMERGFIRAEVINYKDLIQCGGHVHAKEKGLIRSEGKDYIMQDGDVVVFRFNV, encoded by the coding sequence ATGAAACTAGGTATCGTAGGACTACCAAATGTAGGAAAAAGTACTCTTTTTAATGCCCTTACAGCTGCAAAAGCAGATGCAGAAAATTACCCATTTTGCACAATTGAACCTAATGTCGGCATAGTAGCAGTACCAGATAATAGATTAGATGAATTAGCAGAACTTGTTAATCCTGAAAAAATCACTCCTGCCACTGTTGAATTTTTTGACATTGCAGGTCTTGTAAAAGGTGCAAGTAGTGGAGAAGGACTAGGAAACAAATTTCTTTCACATATTCGTGAAGTTGAAGCTATCGTTCATGTAGTTAGATGTTTCCAAGATGAAAATGTAACCCATGTTGAAGGTGGTATAGATCCAATTAGAGATATTGATATTATTAACATTGAACTTATGTTAGCTGATTTAGATATTATAAGCAAAAGAATGACGAAAGTAGAAAAAAACATAAAAGCTGACAAAAGTTATATAACAGAATATGAATTGTTAAAGAAAATAGAAAAGTCTATTTCTGATGGGAAATCACCAAGAAATCTAGAGCTTTCTGATGATGAATTAAGTATACTAAGAGATTTACATCTTCTATCTTTTAAACCTGTATTGTATGTATGTAATGTTTCTGAAGATGACTTAGTAGATAAGAACATGAACAATCCTCAAGTAAATAGGGTTAAGGAACATGCTAAACAAGAAAATTCAGAAGCTATTGTAGTTTCTGCAAAAATAGAATCAGAAATATCTCAACTTGATAAAGATGAAAAAGAAATGTTTTTAGAAGAATTAAACCTTGAGGAATCTGGTTTAGATAAACTAATAAAAGCTAGTTACAATCTGTTAGGCTTAATGAGTTTCTTAACTGCTGGTCCAAAAGAAGTAAGAGCATGGACTATCAAAATAGGAACTAAAGCTCCTCAGGCTGCAGGCAAAATCCATACTGATATGGAACGAGGCTTCATAAGAGCAGAAGTCATTAATTATAAAGATTTGATCCAATGTGGTGGACATGTACACGCTAAAGAAAAAGGACTTATTCGTTCAGAAGGAAAAGATTATATTATGCAAGATGGAGATGTAGTAGTATTTAGATTTAATGTATAA
- the deoC gene encoding deoxyribose-phosphate aldolase has protein sequence MKNLNRMIDHTLLKPDATEEGIKTLCIEAKENDFYSVCVNPYYVDLAKEQLEGSNVKIATVIGFPLGSTPKEVKAFEAMEAIKNGADELDMVINVGALKSKKYDVVKEDIKAVVDVAKGKALVKVIIETCLLDNDEKVKACEFSKEAGADFVKTSTGFSTGGATVEDVKLMRKTVGDRLGVKASGGIRDYDTAIKMIEAGASRLGASASVKIVQSIDK, from the coding sequence ATGAAAAATTTAAATAGAATGATAGACCATACTCTTTTAAAACCAGATGCTACAGAAGAAGGGATTAAAACTCTTTGCATAGAGGCAAAGGAAAATGATTTTTACTCAGTTTGTGTAAATCCATATTATGTAGATTTAGCTAAAGAACAATTGGAGGGAAGCAATGTTAAAATTGCTACTGTTATAGGTTTCCCATTGGGAAGTACTCCAAAGGAAGTAAAAGCTTTTGAAGCTATGGAAGCCATAAAAAATGGTGCTGATGAACTTGACATGGTTATAAATGTTGGTGCATTAAAGAGTAAAAAATATGATGTAGTTAAAGAAGATATAAAGGCAGTAGTTGATGTAGCTAAAGGAAAAGCTTTAGTAAAAGTTATTATTGAGACTTGTCTTTTAGATAATGACGAAAAAGTAAAAGCCTGTGAATTTTCAAAAGAAGCTGGAGCAGATTTTGTGAAGACTTCTACAGGATTTAGTACAGGTGGTGCTACTGTAGAAGATGTAAAATTGATGAGAAAAACAGTTGGAGATAGATTAGGAGTCAAGGCTTCAGGTGGGATAAGAGATTATGATACAGCTATAAAAATGATTGAAGCTGGAGCAAGTAGACTTGGAGCTAGTGCTTCCGTTAAAATAGTACAATCAATTGACAAATAA
- the pduL gene encoding phosphate propanoyltransferase, with amino-acid sequence MKTKLPIGISNRHIHLSQEDLNILFGNDYKLVKKKDLAQPGQFAAEEKVDIVGPKRSIEGIRVLGPVRKSTQVEISVSDAFTLGVDPVVRNSGDIKGTPGVKIIGPKGEVELKEGVIVAARHIHMHTDEAVEFGVKDQDIVSVKVDGFRGLTYQNVLVRVGDAHKLEMHVDIEEGNAAGLKNGNIVEIIK; translated from the coding sequence ATGAAAACAAAATTACCAATAGGAATATCAAACAGACATATTCATTTATCTCAAGAAGATTTAAATATACTGTTTGGCAATGATTACAAGTTAGTTAAAAAGAAAGATTTAGCACAACCAGGTCAATTTGCAGCAGAAGAAAAAGTAGATATAGTAGGACCTAAAAGAAGTATAGAAGGAATAAGAGTGTTAGGCCCAGTTAGAAAGAGCACTCAAGTTGAAATTTCAGTATCAGATGCATTTACATTAGGTGTTGACCCAGTAGTTAGAAATTCTGGAGATATAAAGGGAACACCAGGTGTTAAGATTATAGGTCCTAAGGGTGAAGTAGAATTAAAAGAAGGTGTTATAGTTGCAGCTAGACATATCCATATGCATACAGATGAAGCGGTAGAATTTGGAGTTAAAGATCAAGATATAGTAAGTGTAAAAGTTGATGGATTCAGAGGTTTAACTTATCAAAATGTATTAGTAAGAGTTGGTGATGCACACAAATTAGAAATGCATGTAGATATTGAAGAAGGTAATGCTGCTGGCTTAAAGAATGGAAATATTGTAGAAATAATTAAGTAG
- the aroA gene encoding 3-phosphoshikimate 1-carboxyvinyltransferase, whose product MIIEGRNACLKGEIVVPGDKSISHRSIMIGSIAEGITEIDNFLFSEDTWATIDCFKNMGVNITSKNGMIEVKGVGLNGLKPSQKPLYCGNSGTTMRLISGILIGQDFSSTLLGDDSLNKRPMKRIIEPLRKMGGLIEGIKDEYPPLQIHPTQILSGIHYQMPISSAQVKSAILFASLYSKGETAIVEKAFSRDHTERMLEYFGANINKKDSIIFINDVQRLEGKRVFVPNDFSSAAYFIIAALTLKNSQIKLKDVGLNDGRIGLLKVLKKMGGYIEVENLKSFNNELVGDINVRYSKLKAVEVGGDIISSLIDEIPALAVAASLADGTTVIRNAEELKYKETNRLKAIRTELRKMGVGIDELDDGLIIEGRESLKPAILDSHMDHRIAMALSIAALNGKGKSQINNADCVNISFPGFYQTLYNSLIFS is encoded by the coding sequence ATGATTATTGAAGGTAGAAATGCATGTTTAAAGGGTGAAATAGTGGTTCCAGGAGATAAATCAATATCTCATAGAAGTATTATGATAGGTTCAATAGCTGAGGGAATTACTGAAATTGATAATTTTCTTTTTTCAGAAGATACTTGGGCGACTATAGATTGTTTTAAAAATATGGGAGTAAATATCACTTCGAAAAATGGAATGATAGAAGTGAAAGGTGTAGGATTAAATGGTCTTAAACCTTCCCAAAAGCCATTATATTGTGGTAATTCAGGAACTACTATGAGACTTATAAGCGGAATACTTATTGGTCAAGATTTTTCTTCTACTCTTTTAGGAGATGATTCTTTAAATAAAAGGCCAATGAAGAGAATAATAGAACCACTTAGAAAAATGGGCGGACTTATAGAAGGTATAAAAGATGAATATCCTCCTCTTCAAATACATCCTACCCAAATTTTAAGTGGAATTCACTATCAAATGCCTATATCTAGTGCTCAGGTAAAGTCTGCAATTCTTTTTGCTTCTCTTTATTCAAAGGGCGAGACAGCTATTGTAGAAAAGGCATTTTCAAGGGATCATACAGAGAGAATGCTTGAATACTTTGGAGCAAATATTAATAAAAAAGACAGTATTATTTTTATTAACGATGTTCAAAGATTAGAAGGTAAGAGAGTTTTTGTACCAAATGATTTTTCTTCAGCAGCTTATTTTATAATCGCTGCTCTTACCTTGAAAAATTCACAAATCAAATTAAAAGATGTAGGTCTTAATGATGGAAGAATTGGGCTTTTAAAAGTACTAAAAAAAATGGGTGGATATATTGAAGTTGAAAATTTAAAGAGTTTTAATAATGAGTTAGTTGGCGATATAAATGTGAGGTACTCAAAGTTAAAAGCTGTAGAGGTGGGTGGTGATATTATAAGCAGTTTGATTGATGAAATACCTGCACTTGCCGTTGCAGCTTCCCTTGCTGATGGCACTACTGTAATAAGAAATGCAGAAGAGTTAAAGTACAAAGAAACTAATAGGTTGAAAGCTATAAGAACGGAGTTAAGAAAAATGGGAGTTGGTATTGACGAATTAGATGATGGATTAATAATAGAAGGCAGAGAAAGCTTAAAACCAGCTATTTTAGATAGTCATATGGATCATAGAATTGCTATGGCATTATCTATTGCTGCATTAAATGGAAAAGGAAAATCTCAAATAAATAATGCTGATTGTGTCAATATATCTTTTCCAGGATTTTACCAAACTCTTTATAATAGTTTGATTTTTAGTTGA
- the aroB gene encoding 3-dehydroquinate synthase, with amino-acid sequence MEIIVGKDLFSKLQKFLNKYNKKSIYIITDENVAKIHLKSLISYLSTFHVRVYVLKPGEKSKSLDIVEDIYEDLIENKYDRSTTILSLGGGVVGDISGFVASTYLRGVDYIQIPTTLLAQVDSSIGGKVGLDFGKYKNMIGSFYFPIANFIDVKLLNTLDKRELTSGLGEIIKYGIIKDYDFLKYVTKNTRRIYDCDEDVLLNIVKKSVSIKSQVVNKDERDLGIRRILNFGHTIGHGIESLFGFNTYNHGEAVILGMMYETYISKEMGLIDDEYFNEIIINLINLMPNKPNIETGDSSLSRIINIISHDKKNVDGNIVFVLPVGRGEVEIFDDIDIGLIKNSLKGDWL; translated from the coding sequence GTGGAAATAATAGTAGGAAAAGATTTGTTTTCAAAATTACAAAAATTTCTAAACAAATACAATAAAAAAAGTATTTATATTATTACAGATGAAAATGTAGCTAAAATTCATTTAAAAAGCCTTATTTCTTACTTATCCACTTTCCATGTGAGAGTATATGTATTAAAACCAGGTGAGAAAAGTAAGTCATTAGATATAGTTGAAGATATATATGAGGATCTTATTGAAAACAAATATGACAGATCTACAACTATTCTCAGTTTAGGAGGAGGCGTAGTTGGCGATATTTCAGGATTTGTTGCTTCAACATATTTAAGAGGAGTAGACTATATTCAAATACCAACTACACTTTTAGCACAAGTTGATAGTAGCATTGGTGGTAAAGTTGGTTTAGACTTTGGTAAATATAAAAATATGATTGGTTCATTTTATTTTCCAATTGCAAACTTTATAGATGTTAAATTATTAAATACATTAGATAAAAGAGAATTGACATCGGGATTAGGGGAAATTATTAAATATGGAATCATAAAAGATTATGATTTTTTAAAATATGTTACTAAAAATACAAGAAGAATTTATGATTGTGATGAAGATGTATTATTAAATATAGTAAAAAAATCAGTATCTATAAAATCCCAGGTTGTAAATAAGGATGAAAGAGATTTGGGAATCAGAAGAATCTTAAACTTTGGACATACAATAGGCCATGGTATCGAATCTTTATTTGGATTTAATACTTATAATCATGGTGAAGCTGTAATATTGGGAATGATGTATGAAACTTATATCTCTAAAGAAATGGGTTTAATAGATGATGAATATTTCAATGAAATAATAATCAACTTAATCAATTTAATGCCAAACAAACCTAATATAGAGACAGGGGACAGTTCCTTGTCTCGAATCATAAATATTATTTCCCATGATAAGAAAAACGTAGATGGTAATATAGTATTTGTTTTACCAGTTGGACGGGGAGAAGTTGAAATTTTTGATGATATAGATATTGGCTTAATAAAGAATTCACTAAAGGGTGATTGGTTATGA